In the genome of Asterias amurensis chromosome 16, ASM3211899v1, one region contains:
- the LOC139949208 gene encoding uncharacterized protein has product MSAEVQPPSPMSRRTRQRMFGNPAIPITERALPTASNNTPLQLTRSTNRIGRHAGQRGPRSPLRNQIGIEKYAAGTSSTHQVLEEPHAEDAPQNGPLCATTGNPKKVTRNKWSREEYKDVMEAFYTASLNPTETSTTKAAYNIWRKKHPADRLNLDANKLSNVRRDIVSKQRLTEMELENIRVKIRVSIINHNDIVSDNPDEIATAAEEEEPTGNATVDPPLTQHQTETTQEGDNVKLNEMINNIKQKFETLKETSFKQRPRIPKIKKNLSIEVLRLANEAIQNITGEMTRPLNITEINQLIHAAASTIADTVGEKPRQERKRKRRKPVWKENIEKEIKKLRGQLSLLSEVERNSNIKDRKRKHLERKFKIKCKENISTAKEILKQRIQAKAHRLRRFDKRSKFFWQNKIFKEDAKKLYRELSNKKIDVTEPPTIEEVEEFWSKILENNKMHNVRATWIQQQQDQYTDVTSQEWSDINTIETTAAINKTNNWKAPGLDGIANFWIKNLPSIHEDLALAYNDIVKHPEKCPEWLTRGTTFLLPKSEETRNPKNYRPITCLPTMYKILTSILTERTYSFLDENNLLPVEQKGCRKGSYGCKDQLLINKTVMEEAKFKKKNLSTAWIDYKKAFDSVPHSWIRKCLEIYKICPTTVNFITASMMNWKTTLNLHHAEGSLTSRPINIRCGIFQGDSLSPLLFCLALAPLSNLLNNSSYGYTSENGKLNHLVYMDDLKTFSKDDNQQKGLLTIVKTFSDDIRMEFGLDKCAKATFIRGKLTKTTDLDIDTVTKIKEMDQEGTYKYLGINEGNGIQHSAMKEKVRKEYYRRVRMILKSELNAANRFEAINTIAIPVVSYSFNIINWKLSEIKRMDAKTRKIMTMNRMHHPKADIDRMYLPRSTGGRGLIQLELPFKTSTIGLDAYLTKTNDPLLQIVKQHDDKKKLYSIKKEAVKFKRELDYSEITPSDNEATTIYTKRVKKTAKTKGHEQLQKTWEDKVMHGKYPKRTKEADVDQLKTHQWLKNTGLKAETEGLIIAAQDQSLATRSFHHRIIKDGIDPQCRICGKYEETVDHIISGCPELAKTEFIHRHNKTAAYLHWKICRHYNIETTGEWYKHQPTTVTENDVVTILWDMPIHTDKEIKANRPDIIIKDKKDQRCILIDVSIPSERNTSIKVAEKLSKYKDLEIEISRMWSMKTETIPVVIGALGLVKKGLEKFIERIPGSISINLVQKIALLGTAHILRRILSIK; this is encoded by the coding sequence atgagcgCAGAAGTTCAACCCCCTTCGCCCATGTCACGGCGGACCAGGCAACGCATGTTTGGCAACCCAGCTATACCAATCACCGAAAGAGCCCTGCCGACAGCTAGTAACAATACGCCACTCCAACTTACCAGATCAACAAACCGCATCGGTCGTCACGCGGGTCAACGTGGACCGCGATCTCCACTGAGGAACCAGATTGGGATCGAAAAGTATGCTGCTGGAACAAGCTCTACCCACCAAGTACTAGAGGAACCCCATGCAGAGGACGCACCTCAAAATGGCCCCCTATGTGCAACCACTGGAAACCCGAAAAAAGTCACAAGAAACAAATGGTCCCGGGAAGAGTATAAAGATGTTATGGAAGCATTCTACACCGCTTCTCTAAACCCGACTGAGACATCAACAACCAAAGCCGCCTACAATATCTggcgaaaaaaacacccagcaGATCGACTGAATCTAGATGCTAACAAACTCTCCAACGTTAGACGTGACATTGTATCCAAACAACGTCTAACAGAAATGGAACTTGAAAACATCAGAGTAAAGATAAGGGTGAGCATCATCAACCACAACGATATAGTTAGTGACAATCCAGATGAGATAGCTACCGCTGCTGAGGAAGAAGAACCAACAGGAAATGCCACTGTTGACCCCCCATTGACACAACACCAAACAGAGACTACCCAAGAAGGAGACAATGTAAAGTTAAACGAAATGATAAACAACATAAAGCAGAAATTTGAAACACTGAAGGAAACGTCTTTCAAACAACGACCACGAATcccaaaaataaagaaaaacctATCCATAGAAGTCCTTAGACTCGCCAATGAAGCCATCCAAAATATCACAGGTGAGATGACGAGACCTTTGAACATAACAGAGATAAACCAACTCATACATGCAGCCGCCTCAACCATTGCAGACACAGTGGGAGAGAAACCTAGGCAAGAACGGAAGCGGAAGAGAAGGAAGCCTGTTTGGAAGGAGAACATAGAGAAGGAGATTAAGAAACTACGTGGACAACTATCACTCCTGAGTGAAGTTGAACGGAATTCCAACATCAAAGACAGGAAAAGAAAACATCTGGAacgaaaatttaaaatcaaatgtAAGGAAAACATATCAACTGCCAAAGAAATACTCAAACAACGGATCCAAGCAAAGGCACATAGACTCAGAAGATTTGACAAAAGGAGCAAGTTCTTTTGGCAAAACAAGATCTTTAAAGAAGATGCAAAGAAATTATACCGTGAGCTTAGCAATAAGAAGATAGATGTCACCGAGCCACCCACTATAGAAGAAGTTGAGGAGTTTTGGAGTAAGATccttgaaaacaacaaaatgcataACGTCCGAGCTACCTGGATCCAACAGCAACAGGACCAATACACAGATGTAACGAGCCAAGAATGGTCAGATATAAACACCATTGAGACCACTGCAGCTATCAATAAAACCAATAACTGGAAGGCACCGGGATTAGACGGAATTGCGAATTTCTGGATCAAAAACTTGCCTAGCATCCACGAAGATCTTGCATTGGCCTACAACGACATAGTCAAACACCCAGAGAAATGCCCCGAATGGCTGACACGAGGAACTACATTCCTGCTTCCAAAGTCGGAAGAGACTCGGAACCCTAAGAACTATAGACCAATCACCTGCCTGCCCACAATGTACAAAATCCTCACCTCCATCCTAACAGAGAGGACGTATagcttccttgatgaaaacaactTGCTACCAGTAGAACAGAAAGGGTGTAGGAAAGGAAGCTATGGCTGCAAAGACCAGCTACTGATCAACAAAACCGTAATGGAAGAAgccaaatttaagaaaaaaaacttatcaaCAGCGTGGATTGACTACAAGAAGGCATTTGATAGTGTACCTCATTCCTGgataagaaaatgccttgaaatCTACAAAATATGTCCAACTACTGTCAACTTCATCACAGCAAGCATGATGAACTGGAAAACCACCTTGAATCTCCACCATGCAGAAGGGTCGTTAACATCAAGACCGATTAACATTAGATGCGGGATTTTCCAAGGAGATTCACTATCACCACTACTTTTCTGTTTAGCGCTAGCACCACTTAGCAACCTGCTGAACAACAGTAGTTACggatacacatccgaaaatggCAAACTTAACCATCTTGTCTACATGGATGACCTCAAGACATTTTCCAAGGATGACAACCAGCAAAAGGGTCTGCTCACCATTGTGAAGACCTTCAGTGACGACATCAGGATGGAGTTCGGACTCGATAAGTGTGCCAAAGCCACATTCATAAGgggaaaactcaccaaaacaaCAGACCTAGACATTGACACTGTCACTAAAATCAAGGAGATGGACCAAGAGGGTACATACAAATACCTTGGAATAAATGAAGGTAACGGCATACAACACTCAGCCATGAAGGAGAAGGTCCGGAAAGAGTATTATAGAAGAGTGCGGATGATACTGAAGAGTGAACTTAATGCAGCCAACCGATTTGAAGCTATCAACACCATTGCAATACCTGTAGTATCGTACAGTTTCAATATCATCAACTGGAAACTGTCGGAGATTAAGAGGATGGATGCAAAGACACGAAAAATAATGACCATGAACAGGATGCACCATCCAAAAGCAGACATTGACAGGATGTACCTGCCAAGATCAACTGGAGGACGTGGCCTGATCCAGCTTGAACTGCCCTTCAAAACCTCCACAATCGGTCTAGATGCTTATCTGACGAAAACTAATGACCCACTCCTCCAAATAGTGAAACAACATGATGACAAGAAAAAGCTCTACTCCATCAAAAAAGAAGCAGTAAAATTCAAAAGAGAACTTGACTACTCAGAAATCACACCATCAGATAATGAAGCAACAACTATCTATACAAAGCGAGTAAAGAAGACAGCAAAAACCAAGGGTCATGAACAACTACAGAAAACCTGGGAAGACAAGGTAATGCACGGGAAGTATCCAAAAAGGACGAAAGAAGCAGATGTTGACCAACTGAAGACACACCAATGGCTTAAAAACACCGGGCTGAAAGCAGAGACGGAGGGTCTTATCATTGCCGCCCAAGACCAGAGTCTCGCCACCAGATCATTTCACCATCGCATCATCAAAGATGGAATAGACCCACAATGTAGGATATGCggaaaatatgaagaaaccGTAGACCATATTATCTCTGGATGTCCAGAGCTGGCGAAGACGGAGTTTATTCATCGACACAATAAGACAGCGGCGTACCTTCACTGGAAAATTTGCAGGCATTACAACATAGAGACGACAGGGGAGTGGTACAAACATCAGCCGACAACGGTCACAGAGAATGATGTAGTCACCATCCTCTGGGACATGCCAATCCATACTGACAAAGAGATTAAAGCCAACAGACCCGACATCATCATCAAGGACAAGAAAGACCAGAGGTGTATACTAATTGATGTGTCAATACCTTCCGAACGAAACACCTCAATTAAAGTTGCCGAGAAGCTGTCTAAATACAAAGACCTTGAGATCGAGATTAGCAGAATGTGGAGTATGAAGACCGAGACAATCCCAGTGGTCATCGGAGCTCTGGGACTAGTAAAGAAAGGACTGGAGAAATTCATTGAACGTATCCCTGGCAGCATAAGCATCAACTTAGTCCAGAAGATTGCACTCCTCGGCACAGCTCACATACTACGTAGAATTCTGTCCATTAAATAA